A window from Neobacillus sp. PS3-40 encodes these proteins:
- a CDS encoding amino acid ABC transporter permease, whose protein sequence is MDFRWDIVVEYGPFFLKGTILTIGLSIASILIGTFLGLLIGLGKIVRNKLIALPFNLYITFFRGTPMLVQILLIHFAVVPLLLGKTNGILAAIVTLSLNSAAYIAEIFRAGIQSIDKGQMEAARSLGMTHIQAMKYVILPQAFKRMIPPLGNEFVVLIKESSLASLIAAPELMYWGRAMQGQYFRVWEPYLTVAVIYLFLTLTLSFLLTRLERRLATE, encoded by the coding sequence ATGGATTTTCGCTGGGACATCGTAGTTGAATATGGTCCTTTTTTTCTAAAAGGGACCATATTAACAATAGGGCTTTCAATAGCTAGTATTTTAATTGGAACATTCCTTGGATTATTAATTGGGCTAGGAAAAATTGTAAGGAATAAATTAATTGCTTTACCATTTAATTTATATATTACTTTTTTCCGTGGAACACCGATGTTGGTCCAAATTTTATTGATTCATTTTGCCGTTGTTCCACTGCTTCTTGGAAAAACGAATGGAATTCTTGCAGCAATTGTAACGCTTTCGCTAAATTCTGCAGCATATATTGCTGAAATTTTCCGGGCAGGGATTCAGTCAATTGATAAAGGTCAAATGGAAGCAGCCCGTTCATTGGGAATGACCCATATACAAGCAATGAAATATGTTATATTACCACAAGCATTTAAAAGAATGATCCCGCCGCTTGGGAATGAGTTTGTTGTGCTAATTAAAGAATCATCATTGGCTTCACTGATTGCTGCGCCAGAACTTATGTACTGGGGTAGAGCGATGCAAGGTCAGTATTTCAGGGTTTGGGAACCGTATTTAACAGTTGCAGTTATTTATCTCTTTTTAACTCTAACTTTAAGCTTCTTGTTAACTCGTCTTGAAAGAAGGTTGGCAACAGAATGA
- a CDS encoding dynamin family protein produces the protein MTLENQLIQKMYYETFMEESNNGNQPIQVLGEAYMMEQKNEMPELSYIRFAQGEVYFHNKDYEAAIFKWENIVNELESWAKKNTADAYYELGLLSSAEDIYKTIVTDNRILNTEVALQLFSLYIERGKVDSAVTVIKKTVALNPDYPNVTDLARAFFEEQQDWKNAVELVVNEAIRTESLKWFDSVKAYVDQGVTKPLIPSYFSDALLVLYGLDKTRFEQLVVSIWNSYKNETAYFAWLKEINHLLMNLDLSQDVSWHELSNTFKETYLDLIDGKHLIKKLQNLIPNLLSNWLRVTDRISAVIASTAVLSWSELFPSSISDEMISEAETLFRNESNNADGLINSLQLFDSIMQWGEIHELGANHRIKWMVDQLTDFETQNFLIAGLNGSGKSSFVNFVLEDELLQDAPTTSVVVFKDDEQLAIEEITDYEIVGLPGLSDFHERMDRRRNALESLIEFRSPIPFLHNQRLAFIDTPGLNGSQYDRQEIYKYLHVADAVLFVLDTNAPFTDKERTILSQMHELAPELPIHFLLNKMDTIYNEQEAVRIFDETKSTINDYLPSALVFAFSSQYDQTQQLSDLNGFIHSIKNTRNIEEKRLAKLLSIIRSTITTLLQKRINIENQLVESVRWNEEMAIKLNGALNQLQDLEVEKSKELTKDYRSIKEAIQTDISETIPKMLKDCSKLISENSNFSKIHIELNDEMNSRMQDYLEKKVLPNYFRSLQNWINHSKEQLEQGQMVLDEIGEGFNALFGEERIKLNFDFKTIDDWRRDTDRMTCGFQLEEVNIFFRRTPSQLILKSAGKLFGALSQNKAMLSNKYKSFVENEDYSEVTNLVIKRFFQSFELFEKSLERDMSWIFRNPMNMLTKSIEDTRLEIQTNEEMLKKMNTNPEMYRDPLTLFEVRLRQLEWMSLPADVIQANYKY, from the coding sequence ATGACATTAGAAAATCAATTAATCCAGAAGATGTATTATGAAACATTTATGGAAGAAAGCAATAATGGCAACCAGCCAATCCAAGTTCTTGGTGAAGCCTATATGATGGAGCAGAAAAATGAAATGCCGGAACTTTCGTATATTCGCTTTGCCCAGGGTGAAGTTTATTTTCATAATAAGGATTATGAAGCTGCTATTTTTAAATGGGAAAATATCGTTAATGAATTAGAGTCATGGGCGAAAAAGAATACAGCTGATGCCTATTATGAACTTGGGCTACTATCCTCAGCTGAAGATATTTATAAAACGATTGTAACGGATAATCGTATCCTTAATACAGAAGTTGCTTTACAGTTGTTTTCCCTTTACATAGAACGCGGGAAAGTGGATTCTGCCGTAACTGTCATTAAAAAAACAGTGGCTTTAAATCCAGATTATCCTAATGTAACTGATCTTGCACGAGCATTTTTTGAAGAACAGCAGGATTGGAAAAACGCAGTCGAACTTGTAGTCAATGAAGCAATTCGTACTGAATCACTAAAATGGTTTGATAGTGTAAAAGCATATGTTGATCAAGGAGTAACAAAACCGTTAATCCCATCGTATTTTTCTGATGCCTTATTGGTACTGTACGGTTTAGATAAGACGCGTTTTGAACAACTTGTTGTTTCAATTTGGAATAGCTATAAAAATGAGACTGCTTATTTTGCATGGTTAAAAGAAATTAATCATTTACTAATGAATTTGGACCTTAGTCAGGATGTATCGTGGCATGAGCTATCCAATACTTTTAAAGAAACATATTTAGATTTAATTGACGGAAAGCATTTAATAAAAAAATTACAAAATCTTATTCCTAACCTCTTATCCAATTGGCTACGAGTAACTGACCGGATTAGTGCAGTCATCGCGTCAACCGCTGTCTTGTCATGGAGTGAACTTTTTCCATCAAGCATTAGTGATGAAATGATTTCGGAGGCTGAAACCCTTTTTAGAAACGAGAGTAATAACGCTGATGGACTTATTAACAGCCTTCAACTCTTTGATTCAATTATGCAATGGGGAGAAATACATGAGTTGGGAGCCAATCATCGAATAAAATGGATGGTTGACCAATTAACAGACTTTGAAACACAGAACTTCTTAATCGCAGGATTAAATGGGAGTGGAAAGTCTTCTTTTGTTAATTTTGTCCTAGAAGATGAACTATTGCAGGATGCTCCAACAACGTCAGTCGTAGTTTTTAAAGATGATGAGCAGCTAGCTATTGAAGAAATAACGGATTACGAAATTGTAGGGCTTCCTGGCCTATCCGACTTTCATGAAAGAATGGATCGACGAAGGAATGCATTGGAGTCGTTAATTGAATTTAGAAGCCCAATTCCATTTTTGCATAACCAACGTCTTGCGTTTATTGATACTCCGGGATTAAATGGGAGTCAATATGATCGACAAGAAATTTATAAATATTTGCATGTAGCGGACGCAGTCTTATTCGTACTTGATACAAATGCACCATTTACGGATAAGGAACGGACTATTCTTTCACAAATGCATGAGTTAGCACCTGAACTTCCGATCCATTTTCTTTTGAATAAAATGGACACCATTTACAATGAGCAAGAGGCCGTTCGAATCTTCGATGAAACGAAGTCGACCATCAATGACTATTTGCCGAGTGCATTGGTATTTGCCTTTTCTTCACAATATGATCAAACACAACAACTAAGCGACTTAAATGGATTTATCCATTCTATAAAAAATACAAGAAACATTGAGGAAAAACGGTTAGCAAAATTATTGTCTATTATTCGGTCAACGATTACTACATTATTGCAGAAACGCATTAACATTGAAAATCAGTTAGTTGAATCGGTAAGATGGAACGAAGAAATGGCTATTAAATTAAATGGGGCTTTAAATCAACTTCAAGATCTTGAAGTTGAAAAATCCAAGGAATTAACGAAGGATTATCGCTCGATTAAAGAGGCTATTCAGACGGATATCTCGGAAACAATCCCCAAAATGCTCAAAGACTGTTCAAAATTGATTAGCGAAAATAGTAATTTCAGCAAAATCCATATTGAACTGAATGATGAAATGAATAGTAGAATGCAAGATTATCTAGAGAAAAAGGTCTTACCAAATTATTTCAGATCCTTGCAGAATTGGATCAATCACTCCAAAGAACAACTGGAGCAAGGCCAAATGGTTTTGGATGAAATAGGTGAGGGATTCAATGCACTATTTGGGGAAGAGCGAATCAAGCTTAACTTTGACTTTAAGACGATAGACGATTGGAGGCGTGATACGGATCGGATGACTTGTGGATTCCAATTAGAGGAAGTGAATATTTTCTTCCGTAGAACACCATCACAACTCATATTAAAAAGTGCTGGTAAGCTATTTGGTGCATTGTCTCAAAACAAAGCTATGCTCAGTAACAAATATAAATCCTTTGTAGAAAATGAAGATTATTCTGAAGTAACTAATTTAGTCATCAAGCGATTTTTCCAGTCATTTGAATTATTTGAGAAGTCACTTGAGCGAGATATGTCTTGGATATTTAGGAATCCAATGAATATGTTGACTAAATCAATTGAAGATACACGTTTAGAGATTCAAACGAATGAAGAAATGCTTAAGAAAATGAATACGAATCCTGAAATGTATAGGGACCCATTAACACTGTTTGAAGTGAGATTGCGTCAGTTGGAATGGATGAGTTTACCTGCAGATGTTATACAGGCTAATTATAAATACTAA
- a CDS encoding 5-bromo-4-chloroindolyl phosphate hydrolysis family protein, producing the protein MNPFLSIIIRSSIAIPVAFVVWLISYLGFDQTFLLSSVISVSGGILLSYTVKIYLNHLFLKKQKLTRKEYKYIKKNLDEAKQRISRLQKALFSFRQYQSIKQRKDLILITKKIYDITKKEPKRFYQAEKFYFSHLESLVELTEKYVFLSRQLKKTRELEQSLDETRQAIKDLSFTIEKDLHQIISGDIEQLNFELDVVKHLKSNKDSVIPNESRKL; encoded by the coding sequence ATGAATCCGTTTCTCTCAATTATTATTCGCAGCTCCATTGCAATACCTGTTGCTTTCGTTGTTTGGTTAATCAGCTATTTGGGATTTGATCAAACCTTTCTGCTTTCATCAGTCATTTCAGTAAGTGGGGGGATTCTCCTCTCTTATACCGTTAAAATATATTTAAACCATCTTTTTTTAAAAAAACAAAAGCTCACAAGAAAAGAGTATAAATACATTAAAAAAAACTTAGATGAAGCAAAGCAAAGAATTTCACGCTTGCAAAAAGCTTTGTTTTCGTTTCGTCAATATCAGTCAATAAAACAACGAAAAGATCTTATTCTTATTACAAAAAAAATCTACGATATTACTAAAAAAGAACCGAAACGCTTTTATCAGGCAGAAAAATTTTATTTTTCACATTTAGAATCCTTAGTCGAACTCACAGAAAAATATGTTTTTTTATCAAGGCAGCTGAAAAAGACACGAGAACTAGAACAGTCCTTAGATGAAACACGCCAAGCTATTAAAGATCTATCCTTCACCATTGAGAAGGATTTGCATCAGATCATATCTGGAGATATTGAACAATTGAATTTTGAATTAGATGTTGTAAAACATTTAAAATCGAATAAGGATTCCGTAATCCCTAATGAAAGCAGGAAGTTATGA
- a CDS encoding amino acid ABC transporter ATP-binding protein, translated as MIKVKNLKKSFGHHEVLSDISVSVKPQEVVVVIGPSGSGKSTFLRCLNMLETITDGHVLIEGVDITDKKTDINKVRTEIGMVFQQFNLFPHKTVIENIMMAPIRVRKTPAEKARIKGLELLKKVGLEDKANAYPDSLSGGQKQRVAIARALAMEPNIMLFDEPTSALDPEMVGEVLEVMKQLAKEGMTMVVVTHEMGFAKEVGDRVLFMDGGIIVEENEPNKLFENPQQDRTKAFLSKIL; from the coding sequence ATGATTAAAGTCAAAAATTTAAAAAAGTCATTTGGACATCATGAAGTTCTTTCAGATATAAGTGTTTCAGTTAAACCACAGGAGGTAGTGGTTGTGATTGGACCGTCTGGGTCAGGAAAATCCACTTTCTTGCGATGTTTAAACATGCTTGAAACAATTACTGATGGACATGTTTTAATTGAAGGTGTCGATATTACTGATAAAAAAACTGACATCAATAAGGTCAGGACCGAAATCGGAATGGTTTTTCAACAGTTTAATTTATTCCCGCATAAAACAGTCATTGAAAATATTATGATGGCTCCTATTCGGGTAAGGAAGACGCCAGCAGAAAAGGCAAGAATAAAAGGATTAGAGCTTTTGAAAAAGGTAGGTTTAGAAGATAAAGCGAATGCGTATCCAGATTCACTGTCTGGTGGTCAAAAGCAACGTGTGGCTATCGCAAGGGCCCTTGCGATGGAACCAAACATCATGTTGTTTGACGAACCAACTTCAGCACTCGACCCAGAGATGGTTGGTGAAGTATTAGAAGTAATGAAACAATTGGCCAAGGAAGGTATGACCATGGTGGTTGTGACACATGAAATGGGATTCGCCAAAGAAGTTGGTGATCGTGTTCTCTTCATGGATGGGGGCATTATTGTTGAGGAAAATGAACCAAATAAATTATTTGAAAACCCACAACAAGATCGAACAAAAGCCTTTTTAAGTAAGATTTTGTAG
- a CDS encoding toxic anion resistance protein has translation MMNEKTSSAMDELLSNPFGEQKELFHKTVIQSQEGRPVRLIDVIPEENRAKAYQLAKQIDPTNHQAMISYGTPAQGKLLSFSHSMLEQVQKDDIGEVGEIISDLMKKLNDVNPDELSLQKRTIFSRMFGKISSSIQEVLSKYQKTGAQIDRISVKLERSKNVLLSDIELLEHLYETNKEYFHALNIYIAAGELKHEELNEKTIPGLRKSAEATQDQMKFQEVNDMIQFADRLDKRLYDLKLSREITIQSAPQIRLIQNTNQTLVEKIQSSIMTAIPLWKNQVAIALTLIRQRHAVEAQKQVSKTTNELLLKNAEMLKTNTIETAKENEKGIVDIETLKKTQESLISTLEETLRIQEEGRSKRRIAENELATMEHDLRKKLISIKEN, from the coding sequence ATGATGAACGAAAAAACTAGCTCTGCAATGGATGAACTACTTTCAAACCCATTTGGTGAACAAAAAGAGTTGTTTCATAAAACTGTCATTCAATCACAGGAAGGAAGACCAGTTAGACTGATCGATGTAATTCCAGAAGAAAATAGAGCTAAGGCCTATCAACTTGCAAAACAAATTGATCCGACAAATCATCAAGCGATGATTTCGTATGGTACACCAGCTCAAGGAAAGTTATTGTCGTTTTCTCATTCAATGCTTGAACAAGTTCAAAAAGATGATATCGGAGAAGTAGGAGAGATCATTAGTGATTTAATGAAGAAGCTGAATGATGTAAACCCTGATGAATTAAGTTTGCAAAAACGAACCATCTTTTCACGCATGTTTGGAAAAATATCTAGCTCCATTCAAGAAGTGTTGTCAAAATATCAAAAGACTGGTGCACAAATTGATCGAATCAGTGTTAAGTTAGAACGGAGTAAAAATGTCCTATTGTCAGACATCGAATTACTTGAACATCTTTATGAAACCAATAAAGAATATTTTCATGCGCTAAATATATATATTGCAGCTGGTGAATTAAAACATGAAGAACTAAATGAAAAAACTATTCCAGGCTTGAGAAAATCGGCTGAAGCAACTCAAGATCAAATGAAGTTCCAAGAAGTAAATGACATGATCCAATTTGCTGATCGTTTAGATAAACGTCTTTATGATTTGAAATTAAGCAGGGAAATCACAATCCAAAGTGCACCACAAATTCGTCTAATTCAAAATACAAACCAGACACTCGTTGAAAAAATTCAATCATCAATCATGACAGCTATACCCCTATGGAAAAACCAAGTGGCGATTGCACTAACACTAATAAGGCAACGTCATGCAGTTGAGGCACAGAAGCAAGTGTCAAAAACAACAAATGAGTTACTCTTGAAAAATGCAGAAATGTTAAAAACAAACACAATCGAAACCGCAAAAGAAAATGAAAAAGGCATTGTTGATATCGAAACGTTAAAGAAAACCCAAGAGAGCTTGATTTCTACTCTTGAAGAAACATTGCGAATTCAAGAAGAAGGCCGGAGCAAACGCCGTATTGCCGAAAATGAATTAGCTACAATGGAACACGATTTGAGGAAAAAACTGATCAGCATTAAAGAGAATTAA
- a CDS encoding D-2-hydroxyacid dehydrogenase, which translates to MTKRKLVIPQNIVPDFIAQIKEVIPDWEVIVGKDPTIWKEHLMDAEIIAGWKKGFEQYCLGPESKLKWVQSWSAGIDSFPLQEFEARTISLTSANGVHVYPISETIHALMLALTRKLHTYVKNQQAKLWDHSHLKLEMHEKTIGIIGVGNIGKETAKIAKAFGMKVLGVRNSGRQEEFVDEMYTTNQLSTLLPKCDYVVVTLPLTKETTRLFGAEQFNLMKPSAFFINIGRGEIVVENELVEALKEQKIAGAGLDVFETEPLYSDSPLWEMENVIITPHASGATEHYNQRVIENILIPNLKSYLVSKTPTINLVDYSKGY; encoded by the coding sequence ATGACGAAGAGGAAATTGGTTATCCCACAAAATATTGTTCCAGATTTTATTGCACAAATTAAAGAAGTCATTCCCGATTGGGAAGTGATTGTTGGCAAAGATCCAACCATTTGGAAAGAACACTTAATGGATGCTGAAATTATTGCCGGGTGGAAAAAGGGGTTCGAACAGTATTGCTTAGGACCCGAATCCAAACTTAAATGGGTTCAATCTTGGAGTGCAGGGATAGACTCCTTTCCGTTACAGGAGTTTGAAGCAAGAACTATTTCCTTAACAAGTGCTAATGGAGTGCATGTATACCCTATTTCTGAAACGATCCACGCGCTTATGCTAGCGTTAACAAGAAAACTTCATACCTATGTAAAAAATCAGCAAGCAAAACTATGGGACCACTCCCATTTAAAGCTAGAAATGCATGAAAAAACAATTGGCATTATCGGTGTCGGGAATATCGGCAAAGAAACAGCAAAAATTGCTAAAGCTTTTGGGATGAAAGTACTTGGTGTTCGTAACTCCGGTAGACAAGAAGAGTTTGTTGATGAGATGTACACAACCAACCAATTAAGTACACTTCTACCAAAATGTGACTACGTCGTTGTCACGCTTCCTCTCACAAAGGAAACAACTCGGTTATTTGGTGCCGAGCAGTTTAACCTTATGAAGCCTTCTGCTTTTTTTATCAATATTGGCCGCGGTGAAATTGTAGTTGAAAACGAATTAGTTGAAGCATTAAAAGAGCAAAAAATTGCTGGTGCTGGGCTAGACGTTTTCGAGACAGAGCCATTATATTCTGACAGCCCATTATGGGAAATGGAAAACGTCATTATTACTCCTCATGCCTCAGGTGCAACAGAACACTATAATCAACGGGTAATTGAAAATATTTTAATCCCAAATTTAAAAAGTTATCTTGTAAGCAAGACGCCAACGATTAATTTGGTAGATTATTCTAAAGGATACTAA
- a CDS encoding zinc ribbon domain-containing protein, giving the protein MKKYKNCQSCGMPLAKNEQRRGTEKNGEKSLKFCSHCYNQGEFSLPDISVEEMKGRVKEKIIKFGMPKFVAWFFTRNIHKLERWKK; this is encoded by the coding sequence ATGAAAAAATATAAAAATTGCCAAAGCTGTGGAATGCCTCTTGCTAAAAATGAACAACGCAGAGGGACGGAGAAAAACGGAGAAAAAAGCCTTAAATTTTGCAGCCATTGTTATAATCAAGGGGAATTTTCCTTACCTGATATTTCCGTTGAAGAAATGAAAGGACGAGTTAAGGAGAAAATTATTAAATTTGGAATGCCTAAATTTGTTGCCTGGTTTTTTACAAGGAATATACATAAGCTTGAGCGCTGGAAAAAATAA
- the rluF gene encoding 23S rRNA pseudouridine(2604) synthase RluF — protein MRINKYISESGKASRRGADKLISEGRVTINGKIAKIGSQVEPGDDVKVSGDPIRMARNYVYIALNKPVGITSTTEKGVKGNIVDLVNHPLRIYNIGRLDKESDGLILLTNDGDIVNEILRAENKHEKEYIVSVDKPITPAFLKQMAEGVKILNTKTLPCEVVQLSKFVFQITLTQGLNRQIRRMCEELGYEVYRLQRTRIMNIHLGNLQLGQWRDLTKKERNQLFQDLNYEPKEW, from the coding sequence ATGCGTATTAATAAATATATTAGCGAGTCTGGCAAAGCATCTAGGCGTGGTGCAGATAAATTGATTAGTGAAGGAAGAGTCACTATAAATGGAAAAATTGCAAAAATAGGCAGCCAGGTTGAACCAGGGGATGATGTTAAAGTAAGTGGAGATCCCATTCGGATGGCCAGAAACTATGTCTATATTGCCTTAAATAAACCTGTTGGCATTACTAGCACAACAGAAAAAGGAGTAAAGGGGAATATTGTTGATTTAGTTAATCATCCTTTAAGAATATACAATATTGGGCGATTGGATAAAGAATCAGATGGATTAATCCTCCTTACGAATGATGGAGATATTGTAAATGAAATTTTACGTGCCGAAAATAAACATGAAAAAGAATATATTGTCTCAGTAGACAAGCCAATCACCCCTGCGTTTTTGAAGCAAATGGCAGAAGGGGTGAAAATTCTAAATACAAAAACACTTCCTTGTGAAGTCGTACAGCTTTCAAAATTTGTCTTTCAAATCACTTTAACACAGGGTCTAAATCGCCAAATTCGGCGTATGTGTGAAGAACTTGGATACGAAGTGTATCGATTGCAACGAACTCGAATTATGAATATTCATTTGGGAAACCTACAGCTTGGACAATGGAGAGATTTAACGAAGAAAGAGCGCAACCAATTGTTCCAAGATCTAAACTATGAACCAAAAGAATGGTGA
- the recQ gene encoding DNA helicase RecQ — protein sequence MFEKAQQFLKSHFGYSSFRNGQEQAIHSVLDKKNTICVMPTGGGKSICYQIPALVLPGTTIVISPLISLMKDQVDALVQVGIPATFINSSLSFKEAYQRMGEAIEGKYKLLYIAPERLESHEFMEDLKNMEIPLVAVDEAHCISQWGHDFRPSYRHIQSLISSLPQQPNVLALTATATPKVREDICHLLDIDEQNTIITGFERENLSFSVIKGQDRLHFLKDYLKKNEKEAGIIYAATRKNVDQLFEKLRKEGIDVARYHAGMGDVERNNEQERFLEDKATVMVATSAFGMGIDKSNIRYVIHFQLPKNMESYYQEAGRAGRDGLDSECILLHSSQDVQIQRFLIDQSSDRGRMNQELEKLQQMVDYCHTENCLQEFTLKYFGETETKACGRCGNCTDSRTSIDVTKEAQMVMSCVIRMGQRFGKLLTSQVLTGSKNKKITELGFGRLSTYGMMKEKSAKDVSDFIEFLISQELIGVEHGSYPTLFVAPIGKDVLLGKQQVHRREAVVTRKVSKNDPLFEELRNVRKLIAETQKVPPFVIFADSALKDMCTKLPKTDEEFLKVNGVGENKLKKYGAVFIDAIKAFADSNPEREQEMIIEEVPKKARKKAEGDSHLETLKWYHSNLTVIEIAQKRELSVSTIENHLLLCAQQGLGVDFKTLIPSEYLPLLQKAVEEAGREKLKPIKELLPDEISYFMIKGYLYFLSKDSVKS from the coding sequence TTGTTTGAAAAAGCACAGCAATTTTTAAAATCTCATTTTGGTTATTCTTCTTTCCGTAATGGGCAAGAACAAGCTATTCATTCTGTATTAGACAAGAAAAATACAATATGCGTGATGCCAACGGGTGGGGGAAAATCAATTTGCTATCAAATTCCAGCCTTAGTTTTGCCAGGCACTACGATTGTTATTTCGCCCCTAATTTCGTTAATGAAGGACCAAGTGGATGCACTAGTACAGGTAGGCATTCCAGCAACCTTTATTAACAGTTCACTCAGTTTTAAAGAAGCTTATCAACGAATGGGTGAAGCAATAGAGGGAAAGTATAAACTTTTATATATTGCTCCTGAAAGATTGGAATCACATGAATTTATGGAAGACTTAAAGAATATGGAAATTCCATTAGTCGCCGTTGACGAGGCTCACTGTATTTCGCAGTGGGGACATGACTTCCGCCCTAGCTATCGCCATATTCAGAGTCTGATTAGCAGTCTTCCACAACAGCCTAATGTTCTGGCCTTAACAGCAACAGCGACCCCGAAAGTACGGGAGGATATTTGTCATTTACTTGATATAGATGAACAGAACACAATCATCACTGGATTTGAACGGGAAAACCTTTCTTTTTCTGTGATTAAAGGGCAGGACAGGCTTCACTTTTTAAAGGATTATTTGAAAAAGAATGAAAAAGAAGCAGGCATCATTTACGCGGCAACCAGAAAGAATGTTGATCAGCTTTTTGAAAAGCTTCGTAAAGAAGGTATCGATGTTGCTCGTTATCATGCTGGGATGGGTGATGTGGAAAGAAATAACGAACAGGAACGTTTCCTTGAAGATAAAGCGACCGTCATGGTGGCCACCTCTGCATTCGGAATGGGAATTGACAAGTCAAATATCCGCTATGTTATTCACTTTCAATTACCTAAAAACATGGAAAGCTATTATCAAGAGGCGGGCCGTGCAGGAAGGGATGGGCTTGATAGCGAATGTATCCTGCTTCATTCCTCCCAGGATGTTCAGATTCAACGCTTTTTGATTGATCAATCGAGTGATAGAGGGCGTATGAATCAGGAGTTAGAAAAGCTCCAGCAGATGGTTGATTATTGCCATACTGAGAACTGTCTGCAAGAATTTACATTAAAATATTTTGGTGAGACGGAGACTAAAGCCTGCGGCAGATGTGGCAATTGCACTGATTCCAGGACGAGTATAGATGTAACGAAAGAAGCCCAAATGGTCATGTCCTGCGTTATTCGGATGGGGCAGCGATTTGGAAAATTACTCACCTCTCAGGTCCTAACTGGATCAAAAAATAAAAAAATCACAGAGCTTGGCTTTGGCCGCCTTTCCACATATGGAATGATGAAAGAAAAAAGTGCAAAAGATGTAAGTGATTTTATTGAATTTTTAATATCACAGGAACTGATTGGTGTCGAGCATGGGTCATACCCCACTCTCTTCGTGGCTCCAATAGGCAAGGACGTTTTGTTAGGAAAGCAGCAGGTGCATAGAAGAGAGGCAGTCGTAACTAGGAAAGTGTCCAAGAACGATCCATTATTTGAAGAACTTAGAAATGTAAGAAAGCTAATTGCCGAAACCCAAAAGGTTCCGCCATTTGTAATCTTTGCTGATTCCGCGTTAAAGGATATGTGTACCAAGCTACCAAAAACAGATGAGGAATTCCTAAAGGTGAATGGTGTTGGGGAAAATAAACTCAAAAAATATGGTGCTGTATTTATAGATGCAATTAAAGCGTTTGCCGATTCTAATCCAGAACGGGAACAGGAAATGATTATTGAGGAAGTACCAAAGAAGGCTCGGAAAAAGGCTGAAGGTGATTCACATTTAGAAACACTTAAATGGTATCATAGCAACCTAACAGTCATTGAAATTGCTCAAAAACGTGAGTTATCAGTAAGTACAATCGAAAATCACTTGCTACTCTGTGCCCAACAAGGGCTAGGGGTTGATTTTAAAACTCTGATCCCATCCGAATATCTTCCATTATTACAAAAAGCGGTAGAGGAAGCAGGGCGTGAAAAATTAAAACCAATCAAGGAACTTCTCCCAGATGAAATTAGCTATTTTATGATAAAGGGATATCTTTATTTTTTAAGTAAAGATTCAGTGAAAAGTTAA